A stretch of the Channa argus isolate prfri chromosome 9, Channa argus male v1.0, whole genome shotgun sequence genome encodes the following:
- the cdca7a gene encoding cell division cycle-associated protein 7a, whose product MPSTRSKKLAAQPPFTRMSLRSFRSVPLVPMESSSSSSSSDDSCDSFGSDGGFANTRSSLRQSRRKAVKPKVSKATSEEDACSGFEESEIDSQMKAMKVDSEPLRRGRRSNVLKVALTFPTKAGKKRPASEPLPHPKEQDSDSGEEESFMDKRALNIKENKEMLAKLMAELNKVPGLFPSRMAMSTTPRQAPRRSTGTPVSCRRNPERLSRPHTRSRTLVDRPPSPTPDEEQEDKFSLVRKTRYYEEEDEPPRRRSFNGCKAIPHVVRPVEDITEAELQRICHNVREKVYNSSTGSTCHQCRQKTVDTKTNCRNPDCVGVRGQFCGPCLRNRYGEEVRDALLNPEWQCPPCRGICNCSFCRAREGRCATGVLVYLAKYHGFDNVHAYLKSLKKELEESSQ is encoded by the exons ATGCCCTCTACCCGCTCTAAG AAACTGGCAGCCCAGCCCCCATTCACCAGGATGAGTCTGAGGAGCtttcgcagtgtcccacttgtTCCCATGgagtcttcctcctcctcttcttcttctgatgACAGCTGCGACAGCTTTGGCTCTGATGGAGGCTTTGCAAATACG aGGAGCAGCCTGAGACAGTCAAGGAGGAAGGCAGTGAAACCAAAGGTGTCTAAGGCTACATCAGAAGAGGACGCATGCAGCGGGTTTGAGGAAAGTGAGATTGACAGTCAGATGAAAGCAATG aaagtgGACTCTGAACCTCTGAGACGTGGTCGCAGGTCCAACGTTTTGAAGGTTGCTCTGACATTTCCCACTAAGGCCGGGAAGAAGAGGCCTGCATCTGAACCGCTCCCTCATCCTAAAGAACAAGATTCAGACTCTGGTGAAGAAGAAAGCTTTATGGACAAGAGAGCACTGAATATTAAGGAGAACAAAGAAATG cttGCAAAGCTCATGGCAGAGTTGAACAAAGTACCAGGACTCTTCCCAAGTCGGATGGCAATGTCCACTAcg CCTCGGCAGGCACCTCGTCGATCCACGGGAACCCCGGTTTCATGCAGGAGAAACCCAGAGCGTTTGTCGCGACCTCACACCCGGTCCCGCACACTAGTGGACCGACCCCCCAGCCCGACTCCAGATGAGGAGCAAGAAGATAAGTTTAGCTTGGTTCGCAAAACTCGTTACtatgaggaagaggatgagcCA CCACGTCGCCGTTCCTTTAATGGTTGCAAGGCCATCCCTCATGTGGTTCGTCCTGTGGAGGACATCACAGAGGCAGAGTTGCAGAGGATCTGCCATAATGTGCGAGAGAAAGTCTACAACAGCTCTACT gGATCCACTTGCCACCAGTGCCGCCAGAAAACAGTCGACACAAAAACTAACTGCCGTAACCCTGACTGTGTTGGAGTGAGGGGTCAGTTCTGCGGCCCCTGTCTGCGTAACCGCTACGGAGAGGAAGTCCGAGATGCTCTGCTGAATCCG GAGTGGCAGTGCCCGCCGTGTAGAGGGATCTGTAACTGCAGCTTCTGTCGTGCCCGTGAAGGTCGCTGTGCCACAGGAGTGTTGGTTTACCTCGCTAAATATCACGGTTTTGATAACGTGCATGCCTATTTGAAAAG TTTGAagaaggagctggaggagagcAGCCAGTGA